ACTACCTGGCTTCAACACTTGTGGCTCAGCTATTTGTCAATATGTGTTGGGTGTGTGGGTGTGTagtgaataagaaaaatattttttaaaaaagaactgGTCACTGACACTTCTTTTCCTCATTTGCTATCCTAATTTTTCAGAAGGATGAATAAGTTTTACTGCTTTGCAGCTAAATTAAAGGAGATACTATTTTTCCTGCCAATTATGGTTTCACTACTGAATTTTACTTAGACATAAAAAAAAGTGAATGCAAAAATACTTTGTATAAGGGTAAACCATGAAAAGATCAAAGATAACTATCGAACATACACAATATGCATCTAATATGTGTGATCTATCTCCCTACTGGGATGATACTCCGTGAATAAATCATGAGCAAGGGTCAGTGGGAGATCAATATTTGTGTATGTAATTTGGTGCTCTTTAGCTATATAGACCTCTTTCTGATACTTCTGATAGCTGGCTAACAATTCATTTgctattagttttttttttcttgataatcGTGGTGTTCGGGTCAGCTtgcacgcacctcgactaattccacggtatacctaccacctcccaccagcaacaggtaccaggtaacttTGGAACAATGGTAAGAAGTCATCTAGTGTTGTCtctgttgggaattgaacctgagacctcatgatgctcaacccaacttcattgaaccactaagccacacccttgggtgctttACTATTAGGGTTTTCCGTTGGGCCTATTTCTGATCCTTAATGTCGTGCCATGCTATAGATGTCTAAATAGTTTGCATTGGAGCTTTTCCTAGAGGCTACATGTGTGCTAAAGCCTAATATATATCATCTCATTACTCTGTGTACTCATATCAATTCATGCTTGCAGGTTGTCAGCGGTATAAATATGGGTAGCAATTGCGGTTATCACATGTTAGTAAAACTTCTGTATATAGCCTTTAGATCCTTCTGCATGTAGTAATCAGTCATTACCTCTTGTTCTGATTTTCAACGTTTTTAATTCAGCCATTACCACTCAATTTAAACCATCTTTCTTTGAACGAAGTATCACATTTTTAATCATGCACCTCCCATGGGTCCATGAGACCATAAAGCACAGTACCGACAATACTTGATGATGGGTGTTGAAAGTGCTAGACAAGACCTTCATCTCGAAGGTCTAAGGCCTGGCTTCCTCGCGAATTCTTGTTTTAGATTTCCTGATGATCCTAATGGAAAGTCAGCAGACTTGCCTTTTTTGTATTATAGTAATACTAGGGGCTACTTAATGTTGATGGCTACTTAATGTTGATGGATCCATTGTTGGTGATGCAGTGTTTACTCAGGGACAGTGGCTGGTGCACGAGAGGCTTTCTTCCATGGTGTTCCTTCTGTCTCATTGTCATATGAATGGTATAGTACATCATGTTATCCTGTCTTTGGGTTAACGCAAAGTCAAGttacttttttattcttcttcaatTTGGTTTGTGAACTTCAGGGTTCGTGGAAAAAGCAAGGTTGATGATTTCGTATTGGCAGCTGAAGCTTGCATGCCAATCATTACAGCTATATTGGCTGAGATCAAGAATAATACTTATCCTCAAAGTTGCTTTCTTAACATAGATGTACCAGCCGATGTTGCCAATCACCAGGTAAATTGAACAATAACTTTGTACCTTTGCCATCATGCCATGCACATAAAATTTGGAGAGAAGTAATATGAGATTATTTCAAAATAGTAAAAGGAGTATAAACGATCTTTTGATTTACCTTATCAAAACAACATCTTTTGATTTCATCAATATTTGATGGATGGAGTTAagttttgttgttattgttgccaAAGTAGGTATGCTATTGACTAGGAAAAGATATTGATTGTTATACTGATAGGGTTATCGCCTGACCAAGCAAGGCAAGAGTGTTTACAAAATGGGATGGAGACAAGTTACCTCAGAAGCACAAGGAGGAAAAATGTTATCCACAATGACAATGGATTCATCAGCTGGTAAAGAAGCTTGTGTAGAGGAGAGCACCTTAAGCACACAACAAGAACACCTATTGTTTAAGAGAGAAGTAATTATCTCTTTCTCTATCTGATACTTATTTGTTAAAATTTCGATTATGCTATCGCATGAATGCATTTCTTCCCCTGAACAAGAGGTCAACAAGGAAAAATCCCTTGATGAACAGAACAGGTTGCTAATATACCTATCACATTTGTATAGGAAAGTTTATTTTCGATGTTTTTTTGTTTGAAGAACTTTTTGATGTAAATATTCATAGGTTCTGGTATCTCATTTAATTTCAGTTCAGCGTTACTTCCATTCCACTGAGATGGCTGTCTGAGGGAGTTCTCtattatttattcttcttttgcAATAATAATTGTATCGGTGCCTAAGATTCAAAAAGATTGTATCGGCGCCTAATCCACAAGTGACAAGACAATTACATTAGTATAAATTTCAAGCCCTTAAGCAAGTCATCTACTTGGCGTTAAATTTTCAGATTATTTTGGATTCCTTCATTGTAATtgtctttgtacatgttattTTTTTGGGTACTTTGTGCATTTTATTCTTTTTGGTAAAGGGTCTGCCCATAGTTACTAAATTTATTGTATGCCTATCCTTTCCCAGGTCAGGGAAGCACCAGTGGATGATGACGATGGGGATTACTTTTTCCTTCAACAAGGATATGTATGTAGAAATCAGTTACTTGACGGAAGTTACTTGATGACTCTCGCTAGTGGCTCATCATTAACATGTTCCTTACCCTTCATTACAGATTACTGTTACACCCCTTGGTGCCTTATCTCCTCCACCTATGGATGACGTGGAATTCTTCAAAGGATGGCTACCTGGTGTTCATGAGCGTATCTCTGCTTCTTCTTAATGGTATCTTTTGCTCTATTGACTTAAAAGTCCTacgtatgttcagtatgatatgcaTGGTGCCTAAACGAGCTGTTTCAACTGGACACTTTTAGTTATTATTGAGGTTTGAGATAACTGGCGTCATTCGTCAGTTCTTGataattttgttgttctttcAGAATAAGGTGCTCTGCAATCGGATATCAGAGCACTTGCAGCTGATAAGTCCTTAAATCACGGAAGTTTTGCAAATGCATTCCATTCTTCTCTCTATCATATCCTTCGTCCTTCACCAGTTCAATGCTGATTCTTGTGCAATTGCATCAATTTCTCCAAATTTATGTGACCACATTGAACTAGTTAAGCCATTTCTCTTCCTAGATGCCCACTTGTAGTGTGTGATCCAGCATCTAAAAGAAGTGCACTCCGCAGACAGTAATATCAGCTGTAGTTGGCTTACTAGTAATCAATAATCGGATGACATTCATCTCATAATTTTGTACTGTATTTTCGTATCGATGAATCTTAATGGGGGCTGAAAACTGTATGTTTTTACTGTTTAAAGATCATGTAAATTGTAAACATGACTGAAGATGTTTTTGGGTTATTTCCAAATTTGACCCAAAACTGGAGGGTTGTGATTGGCAGACTCTCCAATAAGCTAGGCATTTGTTAAGTCGAACTCTTAAACCTCATCGTATAGAACTAAACATAAAACACCAATCATAATGAAGTTTCAGGAAAATTCGTATCATGACATGGGAATTGCGGCACGATTGGTAACACATTGTCATGCGTTAACAAAAAATGCATTAACAATGTAGATATAAATTAAGCTGGAAAGAAAGACTCTATGAAGTTTCACTGTTCTCTGGAATTGGCTTTGGGCCTTTCCTTTCCTGCGCAGCTTAGATGGAAGGCGAAGAAGGCCTCCTTCCGGGGGCCCGAGCCATCAGTGAGATAACTCATAAAGAAAAGAGGCATCAACATAGGTACTAGAATAGGCTTTATCAAGAGCGTCATATATATACATCTCAGATTACCGACGTCTTCCCATTAGGAAAAGTCATGGAGCTgactttactaaaaataaaaaagggtaaCTATAAGTTAAGGAGCTACTAacattttttattacaattttgtttaattacataaaatcttataaattttcattttatgatatatattttaaactttgaTACATATCATCTTTGATACTTTTTAAACCAATCGattagttaaataaggaagtaacagTATTGTATTTATTTCGGAGAGTAAATCATGGGAGAGAATCTCTAAAATGTCtacaagaagaaaattaaaatttaaaacttttcatTAGATCTTATCATGTGTATATATACACTGATATTTTCTGATACATAGGTATAATACATATGTCTCATATATTAGATTTCAAACGTATGTATCATCCTTAAATTATTGAAGAAAACACAAGTTCTTGATATGTATCAAAAACGTTTATCTGATACATATGTCTGATGCATGTATTCTTGGTACTTGTGATTGAtacattaattaattttgataaaaattgatggactttgaaatcaagaataataTAGTTGTGTGAACAGAtattcatatgtatcataaactttattttgataaaaattgatgGACTTTGATATCAAGAACAATATAATTGTGTGAATAGAAATTCATATGTATCATAAGTttcattttgataaaaattgatgGACTTTGATATAAAGAACAATATTAAAtattcatatgtatcataaatacatattaatatactgtatacataaaaaaatgataaatttattacATGAGTATGTAGATGCATTTATATGTATCATGgataaaaatatacattttttttatcattatgaaTATGCACGAATGCAAGTACATTCATATGTATCGTGAACAAAACATACGTTCTTTTTATTATGATACATATGCACAGATACATTCACATATTTCATAAACAGATACTAATAAGCTtcatattatatatgaattagtagattatgataaattataatgcaagtacattcatatgtatcatgaataaGAAAATGCATTCTTTTTTACTATGATACCATATGcatagtggtatggattgcgtacacttaccctcctcagaccccacttggtgggaatatattgggcatgttattgttgttattgttgtacaTATGCATAGTGATACATTCGTATGTATCATGAAATTCATTTTAATGAAGTGATCTTTTTCTCCATCCTCATCCTACCCATAAACTCTCTCAACCTTTATTAAAAAACAGTCAAATATATCAACAACTCCTCCACCGCCAACGTTGTCTTTGCTGTCGTTCTCATCGAAAACCTAGCAACATTGCTCAATTTCTCCTTGTTCTCTTAATCGGTATTATCTTAAAAGGTTGACAAGCAGCCGATGGGAGGGTGATGCCATTGCAGTGGTCATCGTCATTGTCCATGATTTCGTCAGAAACTATGAGATTTTTTAGCTTCTACAATATGAAGATTCTTTAAAAGAATATGAATGCTTGTCAACATGAAGCATAAAGtacaacttttaaaattttaagaaaaaaagttaatagagatgaaaaaaattgaaccaaatttaaatttgaatttcttttttagaTGTTAACGATTCTCTCCATGATTTACTctcttaaaataaatataaatctattatttccttatttaatatgtatcaaaagaaaaaggagaaatgtaagattttatgaaatattttaaaagataagagattttatatatttatgcctcttaaatttatatttttatataatttattcaaataaaaattagagacgAACAAATTCTATagctaaataataaaatttagagaaaatttcagaaatagcaactatagagccttaattgtaagTTTTATAGCAACcgttttaaaattacaaaaaatagcagtatgtattttgtatttgagtaaactgttgctagttaaatacatatacaattaaagatTGTGTTCCTAATATATCTCCAATTTGTTTCagtttaatatggtaaaaaatggttccttaaatcaaggaacatttaatttgacagattttttaaCCTTTTAAAACTCTATTGTTACCACAAACGTTAAATTAcatcttcaaattcaaattcaaaaacgtTTTCCATAATCAGCTTTTCAATTCAAATCCAAAATACTCATTCAAATTGAAAAACGTTTTTCTTCACAATTTTTTTGTTATGCTGATCGAATAACGTCttgaagaaaatagtaaaaatacgAAGGTGCAAATACAGGTATTTATCAACAACTTAATTTTTAGTTGTcgtttaagaaaaatataatgcGAAATTTGCTGAAGAAATACCTGTATTTTTGAAGCAGTCGTAGGTTTGAAAAAATTTTGAATCGTATATTAATTTTAGTCGTACTTGGTGTTATAGtacttatttcatatttattaatatttttattgttttgaaatTTCTGGAGATTGACAATGGGAAGTATAGCTGTTCTTATTAAACACTCTAGTAGATGGACATATtaacaacaatatgaagattaCGCCAGCGATGCGATATTGTTGAGCATAAACTCTACATATGACCAACTTTACACAGTACTGGCTACTCACATTGATGTTGATTTGACGTACAAGTGTATTCAAATCGAGTATCAATTAACAGATAGTGCAGGGCAAATACGTATACATAATGACATGGGTTTGAAGGTTTATATTATGCAGAAAAAGAATTGAAGGATATTAGTATTTTGCCTTTATATGTAAGTGTTTCTGACAAGAAAAATTTCAGCACATTGGTATGTTCATTGTTGTGTACTGGTGAACCTATGAAGATGTTTGTCACTGATAGTAACTTGGTAAATACAAGTACTGAAAGAGCGTTAATTGTTCCTGCTTCAAATCAATATTTGGATTCATTTGAAATGAATACAACTAGAGTTATTATCTCAGACTCAcatcacaaacatattgaggttgaTCAAGTTTATATCTCAAAAAGTGTATTAAAATCGGTAATGAAAGATTATACAATTCGAGAGAAGTTTCAATCACTATCTGCACGATCTAGTAAAACATGATAAGTTTattgtgaattttaattttttttgctatatgTGTTAATTGTAGTTGAGCATATGTCTTTGTTTTTATTTGTAGTTATACATTATTGTGCAGATCCAGAAATTGTGAATTTTTATTCCGTGCATCTGCTATCGGTGAATCTACAATGTTTTATGTAAGAGAATTTTTACCTGAACATACTTGTCCGATCAAAGATAAGATTTATCCTAAATTGTATGGTACTAGTAAGTTGATTGGTGGTATAGTCAAACCAAAGTTAAaatgccacaagaggaaatacAGTCCATCTGATATCAAAAGTGATATGAAGGAAGACATGGGTATGAATCTAACATATATTATGAGTTGACGAGCTAAGGAACAAGCACTTGAAGATTTAAGAGGAAAACCATCAGCATCGTACAGAAAACTACCTGCATACATACATGTATTGAACACCAGTTATCCAGgttcacatataagaatgaaaaaaaaaatgaagacaatgagtttttatatatatttgtagcaCTAACTTCATTCATCCAAGGGTTTGATCATTGTAGACCTGCCATAGTAATTGATGCAAGTCATCTCAGGGGACTTTATACTGGCAGTTTCGTAGCTGCGTGTACCATGGATGGAGATCGTAAGATACATATGATAAGTATttgactaaaaaatatttttcagctgtatgtatttataatatacatatatgaatTATGTTTAAGTGATCAGTGTCAGTTGTATTTGAAAATATACATGTGCAGTAGAGTTTTGTTTGTGCACTGGAACTTAAGTAGTTTACTTCACAAATGTTTTCAggtgtatgtatgtatttataatatatatgtg
The Capsicum annuum cultivar UCD-10X-F1 chromosome 6, UCD10Xv1.1, whole genome shotgun sequence DNA segment above includes these coding regions:
- the LOC107873080 gene encoding 5'-nucleotidase SurE — protein: MENGRENKPSVMVTNDDGIDAPGLRSLVRVLDSSNLFNVLVCAPDSEKSAVSHSVSWQRALSVKKVDISGATAFAVSGTPADSTSIGLSKMLLPFVPDLVVSGINMGSNCGYHIVYSGTVAGAREAFFHGVPSVSLSYEWVRGKSKVDDFVLAAEACMPIITAILAEIKNNTYPQSCFLNIDVPADVANHQGYRLTKQGKSVYKMGWRQVTSEAQGGKMLSTMTMDSSAGKEACVEESTLSTQQEHLLFKREVREAPVDDDDGDYFFLQQGYITVTPLGALSPPPMDDVEFFKGWLPGVHERISASS